A single genomic interval of Aedes aegypti strain LVP_AGWG chromosome 1, AaegL5.0 Primary Assembly, whole genome shotgun sequence harbors:
- the LOC23687476 gene encoding peptidoglycan-recognition protein SC2, producing MNKFAAVLAITLASLAAVSAQCPRIVTRAGWGARAANTAVLPIRPAPWVVMHHTAGAHCTTDAACAQQMRNIQNFHMNTNGWADIGYNWCVGENGAAYEGRGWGRQGAHAPGFNDRSVGMCVMGTFTNAIPNLAARNAAQQLISCGVSLGHISGSYWLIGHRQATATACPGNAFFEHIRTWPRFNPNP from the coding sequence ATGAACAAGTTCGCTGCTGTCCTCGCCATCACCTTGGCCTCGCTGGCCGCCGTTTCGGCCCAGTGCCCACGTATCGTCACCCGTGCCGGATGGGGAGCTCGTGCTGCCAACACCGCCGTTCTGCCAATCCGTCCAGCCCCATGGGTTGTGATGCACCATACTGCCGGAGCTCACTGCACTACTGATGCCGCTTGCGCTCAGCAGATGCGTAACATCCAGAACTTCCACATGAACACCAACGGATGGGCCGATATCGGATACAACTGGTGCGTCGGAGAGAACGGTGCTGCCTACGAAGGTCGTGGTTGGGGACGTCAGGGTGCTCATGCTCCAGGATTCAACGATCGCTCGGTCGGTATGTGCGTCATGGGAACCTTCACCAATGCTATTCCCAACTTGGCCGCTCGTAATGCCGCTCAACAGCTGATCAGCTGCGGTGTCTCCCTGGGACACATCAGCGGCTCGTACTGGCTGATTGGACATCGTCAGGCTACTGCCACCGCTTGCCCTGGAAACGCCTTCTTCGAACACATCCGCACCTGGCCACGTTTCAACCCAAATCCTTAA